GGCGGGATCCTCGGCGGGCGGCGAACCGGGGGCGGCGGACGCGCTCTGGAACCGCGCGTGCAGCAGCAGCCCGCGCACCAGCGCCGCATCGGCCTCCAGCGCATCCAGGCCCCGTTCGGCGTCGGCCAGGGCGCTGGTGTCGCCGCCGTACACCGTCCGCGCGTAGGCCGCTCTGGCCCGTTCGATCCGGTCGTCAGTGCTCATCGCCGCCCCCGTTGACGTCTGCAATGCCTGGTCTGATCAGTCTAATCCGGATAGACGCCGGTCATCGGACCGGCTGCGCCGTGTGCCCTGCGCTACGCCGGATCCGGGGCGTCGGCGGTGGCGACCGGATCGGTCAGGAACGCCATCATGGTGTCCTCGATCCGCCCGCTGACCAGGGTCACGCCGTGACTCATGCTGGAGCTGACGATCAGCTTCTTGTGCTTGGCGACCGACAGGCCGTACAGCTCCCTGGCGTGGTCGGCGAAGGTGCCGTCCAGATCGCCCGCGATGAGGATCGTCGGCACGTCCAGCTTCTTGACCGCCGTCAGCGCGTCGGCGTCGTACACGGTGGGCGCGGACAGGGCGATCACCCCGTCGACCGGCGGGGTGGTGGCCGCCGCGGCCGCCAGGGCGATGGTGCCGCCACGCGACGCCCCGATGACGAAGACGCGCTTGGCTCCCTCCTGCCGCAGATGCGCGATACCGGCCTGCGCGACCTCGACCGCGTCGCGGGAGGTGATGTCCGGCGCGAGCGCCCGGTAGCCGCGCTGCGCCAGGATCAGCGCGAACGGGTACCACTGGCAGGCGGTGCCGTCGAGCTGGTGCAGCAGGACGACCGCGGTGTCGCCCGTGCCGACCTGGATCGCGGCCGTCATGTCCTGCTCGGCGTCGGTGATCGCGACCAGCGGGCCGGGGTCGTCCAGGCAGTCGACGTTGGCGGTGTCGATCACACGCTGGCGGGCGGCCGCGGTCGGGTCGAGCTGCGCCGGTGATGCCGCGTCCGCGCCGCATCCGGCGACGGTGGCGAGCAGGGCGGCGGTGACGAAGCCGCCGACGGCCGTCGTGATGGTCCTCATGCCGGTGGAGACCGGCTGGATGATCTGTTCGGTGGGGGCCGGTCGCGAGAAATGCGTGCGGGTTCGCGGTCGCCGCCACGATGTGGTCCCGCGCGGGTGTCCCATCTTCGGCTCCGGAACCCGCTGTAGGTTCATCCCGTGATCACGGTGGAGATCTGCGTCAGTGACGTGCCGACCGCGCTGGTGGCGGAGGCGGCCGGAGCCGACCGGCTGGAACTGTGCGCCGATCTCGGCCAGGGCGGCACCACGCCGAGCCTGGGCACCGTCGAGGTGGCCCTGCGGACGCTGCGCACCGCCGCGCCACAGGTGATGGTCCGGCCTCGCGGTGGCGACTTCCGGGTCGGCGAACTCGAAGAACAGGTCATGCTCGCCGACATCGCGGCCGTCCGGGCCCTGCCCAACCCGCACGGTCTGCCGGTCGGCGTGGTCGTCGGCGCGCTCACCGACGACGGCCGCCTCGACCTGGCCGTCCTGCGCCGTCTCGTCGCGGCCGCCGGGCCGCTGCCGGTGACCGTGCATAAGGCCTTCGACGAGGTCGACGACCAGTTCCGGGCCCTTGAGGAGATCATCGACCTCGGCGCCGGCGCCGTCCTCACCTCCGGTGCGGCCCCCACCGCGCTCGACGGCGCCGCACGCCTCGCCGCGCTGCGCCGGCGGGTCGGCGACCGGCTGCGGATCATCGCCGCGGGCGGTATCCGGTCGCACAACGTCCGGCTGGTGCTCGACCGGACCGGAGCCCAGGAGATCCACCTGCGTGCGCCGGTGCGCCGGGACGGCCGCGAGGCCACCGACGCCGACGAGGTGCGCCGGGTCGTGGCCGCCACCCGTGCCCTGACCTGAGGACGCGGGCCGCGGCGGCGGTCACCAGCGCGAGTTGAAGCGGACGTCGCGGCGGGTGGCGTCGGGGGCGGCGAACGCCAGCAGCCGCTCGCCCTCCTCGGTCAGCTCCTGCACGTCGCGGGTCGGGATCTGGAACAGCGGCCGCACCACCAGCGTCGCGGCGCCCTTCCTGCGGTCGATCGACCAGATCGCCCGGACGGAGCCGTCGACGAGCACCGTGCCGGGCACGACCCCGGGCACGGCGAAGACGTCACGCCGGTCGCGGTCGTCCATGATCCGGGTGCTGTCGTCGTACGCCGACAACACGGCGTCGAAGTCGGCGAGATACCGCCCCGGCGCCGGGGTGTCCGGGTGCGGCAGCGGCGCGCCGGGTACGTCGAGCAGCTCGACGCCGTCCTCGCCCCGGTAGTCCACGAGCCGGTCGCCGAGGCGCTCGACGACCTCCCGCAGCCCGCCGAGCCCCGACCAGGCCTGCACGTCGCGTACGGTCGCCGGGCCGAACGCGGCGAAGTACCGCACGACCAGGTCGTCGAGCGTCATCCGGGGGCCTTCGGCCGCGCCGAGCCAGTGCTCGGCGGTGGTGTACGCGGGCTGCCCGACCGCACCCCACAGCCCGTGCGGCGGCACCTGCACCAGCGGCACCCCGGCCCGCACCGCCGCCCCGAGCGCGGCCGGCTCGGCCTCCGGCCACCGCGCCGCGAGCGCGGCGCCCAGCTCCTTGACGGTGTACGGCCGCTGCTCGACCAGCGCCCGCCCCGCCTCGGCGACCTGGCCCGGGTCGGCGCCACGCAGCCGCTCACGCAGCGCGGCCGACAGGCTCCGTTCCTGCACGGCATGCAGGAACGGCCCGATGTCCATGGCGTCGCGGGCACTGACCAGGTGCGGCGTGGCCCGCATCAGCGGCGTGCGGACGGCCGCCCGGGAGGTGAGCAGCTCCGACAGGTCCTCGACCGAGAACTCCCGCAGCCGCGTCCACAGCCCTACGTACGGGGGGTTCGGCGCCTGCGCGGGCAGGCCGACCAGGTGCTCGATCGCCTCCAGCGGCCCCAGCGGCGAGCGCTCCAGCAGCAGCTGCCGCGCGAGCACGGCACGGTTGAGATCGCGGCGGGTCAGCATGGGTGGATCATTTCACGGGGACGGTGGCGCGCAGCGCGGCGATCCGGGCCGGCAGCTCCTCGCGCCGGTCGAGCGGCATCATCCAATCCGGCGGGTCAGGACGGGAGGATGCTCTCGTAGGCGATCGGCAGATGGATCGGTCCGCGCAGCACCGGGCTCGGACGGTAGGGCGGCGGATCGGCGACCAGGCGCGGGTTGTGCAGCCGCTTGGCCAGCTGGGTCAGCGCGATCTGCGCCTCCAGGCGGGCCAGCGGCGCGCCGAAGCAGTAGTGGATGCCGCCGGCGAACGACAGGTGAACGTTGTCGGCCCGGTCGGGGTCGAAGCGGTCGGCGTGCGGGATGCACTCCGGGTCGCGGTTGCCCGATGCCAGCATGACGGCGATCGGGTGTCCCTTGCGGATGGTGGTGTCGCCGATCTCGATGTCCGCCACCGCGGTGCGGAACGGCAGGATGTGCACGGACGGTTCGTAGCGCAGCAGCTCCTCGACCAGGCGGATCGCGAAGCGGGGTTCGGTGCGCAGCCGCTCCAGCACGTCGGGGTGGCGCTGCAGGGTCAGCCAGCCGTTGGTGATCAGGTTGACGGTGGTCTCGTGCCCGGCGATGAGCAGCAGCATCAGCGTCGCGAACAGGTCACCGCCCTCCAGCCGCCCGTCGGGGCCGTCGTCGGTGACGTAGCCGGAGATCATGTCGTCGCCGGGTTCGGTGCGGCGGCGCTGGGCGAGCTCGAACATGTAGTTGGACATGTGCTGCCGCGCGTCGTCGCGGGCCTGCGCCTGCTCGGGGGTGGGCCGGGCCAGCGCGTTGACGATCGGGTTCACCCAGGCGCTGAACTTCGGCTCGTCCTCGGGCGGCACCCCGAGCAGGTGGCAGATGACGGCCACCGGGAACGGGTAGGCCACCTCGTCGACGAGATCGACCTCCTGCTTTTCGGCGATCTTGTCGATCAGCCCGGCGACGATCGCCGAGAGCGCCGGGGTCAGCTTGTCGATGAGATCGGGCCGGTGCGGCGGACCGAACTGCCGCATCGCCAGGCGGCGCAGCACGTCGTGGCGGGGCGGGTCGGTGGTGATGAAGCTGTGCGGTCCCTCGGCCGGTGGCACCCTGTCCGCGAACTGGGGCAGCAGGTTGGTCATGTCGGAACTCAGCCGCGGGTCGTGCATGAGCGCGTAGATCTCACGGTACGTGCTGACGACGAAGGTGCCGTCGGACTCCTGCCACACCGGCTGGGAGCGCAGCTTCTCGTACAGCGGCCACGGGTTGGCGCGATTGGCGAAGTCGAGGATCTGGTCGTAGAGGCTGGCCTCGGTCATGGCGTGGTCTCCTGCTCAGCGCCGGCCGCGTACGAGGGTCGCGCGGCGCTCGCTGGGGTCGTGGCCGGTGACCACGACGGTCGCGTCGCGGCCCGGGTAGGTCATGGCGGGGAACTCGGCCGGCACCGGCGTCGGGTCGGCCGGCGGGTTGGTCATGTCGTACGGCGGCGGGAACGGCGCGGCCTGCTCGATGAGCTTCTCGTAGAAGTCGAGCCACTTGCCCTGGTTCCAGGCGACCGCCCCGACGACCCGGCCCTTGTAGCCGTACGCGGCGACGAACTGGCGCTTGTCCACCGACCCCTGCGTGATCGCGATCTGGTCGGCGATCACCGGCACCCCGACCGACTTGATGTTGTTGCCGAACTGCAGCGACCAGAACGCCGACACCTCCAGGTGCGGCCAGCGGTCGGTCTTGCCGCTGATCATGTTGTGCGCGGCGACCTGCGCCTGGGTCACCGAGTTGCCCCAGTGCTCCATGGCCAGGAACTGGTAGCCGAACATCGGCTGCGGCTGGCGGGCGACGTCACCGGCCACGAACACGTCGTCGGTCACCAGGCCGTTGGCGTCGAACGCGCGGCAGCCCGCGTCGCACGCCACCCCCCACATGCCCACGGCCAGGTTCGAGCCCTGCAGCCACTCCACGTTGCGGATGCCGCCCAGCGCGACCACCGCCACGTCGACGTCGAGCGTGGTGCCGTCGGACAGCAGCGCCCGGCGCAGCCGGCCGTCCTCACCCTGCAGCGAGTCGACCCTCGTGTTGACCCGCAGGTCGACCCCGTGCTCGCGCATGATGTCGGCCGCGATCCGGCCGATCACCCCGCCCAAGGCCCCGGCCAGCGGGGCTGGTCCGGCCTCGGCCACGGTCACCGGGATGCCCAGCTCGACACAGACCGACGCCATCTCCGACCCGGTGAACCCGGAGCCGATGACCAACACCCGCCGCGGCTTGGCCAGCAGCCGCTCGCGCAGCCCGGTCGCGTCGGCGCGGGTGCGGATGGTGAAGACGCCGTCGAGCCCGGCCTCCTCCGGTACGAACCACGGTCGCGCGCGGACACCGGTGGCGATCAGCAGCCGGTCGAACCCGACGTGCTGACCGTCGGCCAGGGTGACGAAGTTGTGCTCCAGGTCGAGCCCGGTCGCGGCCACACCGAGCTTCCAGTCGGCGGCGATGTCGCGCCGCCGCGGCAGGGTCGTGTCGGCCGAAGCCGCCCAGCCGGTCTGCACCTGCTTGGACAGCGGTGGCCGGTCGTAGGGCTCCTCGGGCTCGTCACCGATCATGGTCAGCTTGCCGGTGAACCCCTCGGCACGCAGCTGCTCGGCCGCTTTCAGCCCGGCCAGCGACGCGCCCACGATCACGATGCGGCCCTCGTGGCGCAGGCGGTCGTCGCCGTCGGCCGACACGGTCGCGGTCGGCGGCGGGGTCGGCAGGTCGGCCATGTCCACCTGCAGTGCCTGCACCGGGCAGGCGGCGGCGGCGCGCAGCACCTTCTCCTGCAGCTCGTCCGGCGGCGCCGGGTCGAACATCAGCGCCTCGTCGCCGACCATGCGGAACGCCTCAGGCGCCAGGAATGCGCACTGCGCGTACCCCTCACATTTCGTCAGGTCCACCACCACACGCATGGAAGTCATCGTCCCACCGGGGCTGGGCACATCCACATGTTTACGACATTTTGCCGGGCTGGGTTCTTCCACGCCGACGGGCCGCTTCCCTGGTGACCGCGGCGCTCGCCAGGGGTGCGGCGAGCGCGGACCGCCGACGCGACGGTCCGGGCGGGGACCGTCGCGGCGGGAGGTTCAGCCCTTCGTGGTCTCCGGCGGCGGGTCCTTCGGGTTGATGGCCGAGACGGCGCCGCGCTCGGCGGCCGTCGCGGCCGTCAGCGCGGTGCCGCCCAGCACTGCGGCCAGCAGGGCCGCGACAGCGGCCACCCGGGTGGTCACGGACATGCGGTGCTCCTTCGTCATCAGGCCGCACCGGTGGCGTGCGGCTCGGACAGGTAGGTGTTGCCGCCGGGCACGGCGAACCGGTGGAAGCTCACGGTGACGGCCGGATCCAGCGCCCGTACCCAGTGCCACCAGCCGAGCGGGATGAACAGCGCCTCGCCCGGCTCCAGGACGGTCTCCAGCACGGTCGCCGACGCGTAGTCGGGGAACCGCGACAGGTCGGGGGACTCCGCGTCGACGTGGCTGAACGTGCCGCCGCGCGGATACACCAGGTGCCGCTGGAACGACGGCACCAGCCGCACCCGTTTGCGGCCGAGCACCTGGCACAGCAGGATGTTCATGTTGTCGTGGTGCAGCGGCGTGACCGTGCCCGCCGGGCCCAGCAGCAGCGTCATCTCCTCCGGCAGCACGTCGTCCGGCACGATCCCGGCCGGTGGCACGATGTCCTCGCGCATGCCCGCCAGGCCGTCACGCCGCCAGTTCTCGTTGCGCGGCACCATGTAGTTGTCGTTGCTCGGGCCTGCCGCGACCAGGTCCAGGTAGCTGCCGAACGGCATCGGCGTGCGGTGGTCGTCGTAGCGCCAGGCGTGGTCCGGATCGGCCTCCCGGCCCGTCATCACCTCGACCGTCACGTCGCCGAACCGGCGGCGCAGCTCGTCGAACGTCCACTCGCGCGCCGGGCTGCCGTCGAGCAGCCCCTGCAGCACCACGGGCCGGTGGCCGTGGTAGTACCGGGCGAAGAACTCCGCGGGCGCGACGTCGCGGCGCCGTTCCAGCAGGCCGCCGCCGTCGGCCGCGCGCAGCTGCCCGTACGCGTCCAGCAGCGCCTCGGCCCGGCCGTACTCGGCGGCGATCCGCCGGGCGGCGGCCAGGTACGGGTGGGCCGAGGCCCGCTCGACCTCCGCCGCGGCGGCCACCGGGTCGTGCCCGGCGTTGCGCAGCGCCGCGACGATCTCGCCGTCCGGCACGCCGAGGGCGACGTTCTCGGCCACCCAGCTGCGCCAGCTCGCGTCCAGGGCGGTCACCGACGGTGCGGTCACGCCCCGGCCTCGCTGCCCGGCGCCGGTGGCGGGGTGGGCCGGCGCGGCGCCCGCGCAGGCAGGGTGATGCACTCGACGTAGTTGCTGCGCACGTGCGCCGGGATCGAGTCGGGCGCGCCGCCCGCACCCGCGACGGGACGAAGGGTCGGCTTCATCGAGGCTCCTGTCGGCCGGGCGGCGGGCAGGTCCCGCCGCGCCCGGTCAACCTGCCGCCGCCCGCTCGCAGCACGCGTGCAACGCGCTTGCACCGCAGCTCAGCCCCTACCCGCCGCCGCTGTGGGCAGCCATGTGCACCGCGCCGGTACCGTGTGTCACCGCTGTCGACACACCGCCGAGGAGTCACGTGGAGTTCCGGATCCTGGGGCCGTTGGAGGTCCACTCCGGTGGCAGCGACCTCAACCTGGGCGGACCCAAGCCGCGCCTGATCCTCGCCTCGCTGCTGCTGGCGGGACGCGGGGTCGTCACCGTGGACCGGCTCATCGCCAACGCGTGGGGCGAGCAGCCGCCGCCGAGCGCGGTCAACGCGCTGCAGACCTACGTGTCCCGGCTGCGCGCGGCGCTCGGCGGCGACACCCTGTCCCGCCGACCGGCCGGCTACCTGCTCGACATCGCGGCCGACCAGGTCGACGCGCACCGGTTCGAGCAGGCCCTGGCCGGCGGCCGCCGCCTCCTGGCCGCGGGGGACAGTGCGGCGGCGCTGGACGCGCTGGCCGCGGCGCAGGCCCTGTGGCGTGGTGGAGTGCTGTCCGACCTGTCCGAGGCACCCTTCGCCCAGGGCGAGATCCTGCGCCTGTCCGAACTGCGGCTGGTGGCGGCCGAGACGCACGCCGAGGCGCTGCTGGCCGCCGGGCGCACCGCCGAGGCCGTCGCCGCCGCCCACGCCCTGGTCGCCGAGCACCCGCTGCGCGAACGCGCCCGCGCCCACCTCATGCTGGCCCTGTACCGCGACGGCCGCACCACCGAGGCCCTCGACGCCTACCGGGAAGCCCGGCGGCTGCTCAACGAGGAGTTCGGCATCGACCCGGGCACGCAGCTGACCGCGCTGGAAGGCGCGATCCTGCGCCAGGACCCGGCCCTGACGCCGGCTCACCCGGTGCCCGCCGGCCCGGCACACCAGCCCTCGCCGTCGGCGGTCCAGGCCCCGGCCAGGCCCTTGGCCAAGACGCAGGCGAGCGGCCAGGCAGGACAGCTCGGCCGGGTGGATCTGCCTGCCGACAGGTTCATCGGCCGGCAGCGGGAGACGGCCTGGATCCACCACGCCCTGACCGAGCACCGCCTGGTCACCCTCACCGGACCCGGCGGCAGTGGTAAGACCCGCCTGGCCCGGCACGCCTGCCACGACCGCGGACTGCCCGTCCACCTGGCTGAACTCGCCGAGCTGACCGACGCCACGCTGCTGGAGGCCACCCTGGCCCAGGCGTTCGGGCTCGCCGTGCTCGCCGACCTCACCACCGTGGCGGCGGCGCTCGGCGACGGCCCCGTCCTGCTGCTGCTGGACAACTGCGAGCACCTGACGCAGGAGCTGGCGCCGGTGGTGGCGCGCCTGCTGGCCGACGTGCCGGGGCTGCGGATCGTCGCCACCAGCCGCAGCCCGCTCGGCGTGGCGGGGGAGCGGTTGCTGCCGGTGGAGCCGCTCGGCCTGGCCGAGGCCGCCGAACTGTTCGGCGACCGGGCCGCCGCGCTGTCCCCGCACTGGCGGCCCACCGCCGAGGAGCTGACGACGGTCCGCGGCATCTGCGCGTCCGTCGACGGCCTGCCGTTGGCCGTGGAGCTGGCCGCCGGTCAGACGGTCGTCCTGTCCCCGGCCCAGATCCTCGCCGGGCTGGACCGGCTGGAGGCGGGCAGCCTGCGCCGGGACCTGCCCGACCGGCACCGCACCATGCGCAACACCATCGACGTCAGCCACCGGCTGCTCGACGACGGCCAGCGCGACCTGTTCGGCCGGCTCAGCGTGTTCGCGGGGGCCTTCGACCTCGACGCCGCGGCAGCCGTGGCGGGCACCGCCGCCGGCGGGATCCTGCCCGCGCTGACCGGCCTCATCACCGGATCCATGCTGGCCACCGTGCCGGACACCAGCCCCCGCCGCTACCGGATGCTGCAGACCCTGCGCCAGTACGCCGACCGCGGCCTGAGCGAACCGGACCGCCTGGACCTGCGCCGGCGGCACCTGCGGTGGATCTCGCCGCTGGCCGCCGAGGCCGATCGCGGGCTGCGCGGGGCCGACGCCCCGCACTGGCTCGCGGTGCTGCGCTCGGCGCAGGCCGACGTGCGCGCCGCGCTCGGCCACGCCCTTTCCGGTGCGGACCCGCACGCCGGGCTGCGCCTGGCCGCCGACGCGTCATGGTTCTGGTACCAGCGCGGACACATCGCGGAGGGGCACCGCTGGCTGCTCGGCGCGCTGGACGCCGCCCCGGAGGCGCCGGCCGAGGACCGGGCCCGCGCGCTGACCGGTTTGGCCTGCCTGCGCTACCTCATCGGGGACTTCGTCGGCGCGGGGCAGGCCATCACCACCGCCGTCGAGCTGGCGACCGCGGGCGGCAGCGCGGCCACCCTCGCCCGCGCGCACGCTTACCACACCTACTACCTGGCGCTGGTCGGGCGCGGGGAGGACGCGGCGGCCGCCGCCCGGGGCGCGGTCGCACGGTCGCGGGACACCGGGCTGGACTGGCTGCTGGCCGAGGCGCTGATCATCGCGGGGTTCGTGGCGCGGCTGCGCGGCGACGCCGAGGCGGCGGCGTCCACCCTGGACGAGTCGGTCGAGGTCGGCGACCGGTGCGGCTTCGCGTGGGCGGCCGGCTCGGGCCTGTGGAACCGGGCCGGTCTGGCCGTCGACCTCGGCGACCTCGACACGGCGGAGCGGGCCGTCCGCCGGGCCGTACGCGAGCTGGACCGCCACGACGACCTCACCGGCTGGCTGACCTGCCTGAACCTGCTTGCCGGGATCCTCAGCATGACCGGCCGCGGTTACGACGGGGCGGTGCTGCTCGGTGCGGTGCAGGCCCTGGGCGGCCGGGTCGGCTACGACCCGCTGCGGATGGAC
The Catellatospora sp. IY07-71 DNA segment above includes these coding regions:
- a CDS encoding alpha/beta hydrolase codes for the protein MRTITTAVGGFVTAALLATVAGCGADAASPAQLDPTAAARQRVIDTANVDCLDDPGPLVAITDAEQDMTAAIQVGTGDTAVVLLHQLDGTACQWYPFALILAQRGYRALAPDITSRDAVEVAQAGIAHLRQEGAKRVFVIGASRGGTIALAAAAATTPPVDGVIALSAPTVYDADALTAVKKLDVPTILIAGDLDGTFADHARELYGLSVAKHKKLIVSSSMSHGVTLVSGRIEDTMMAFLTDPVATADAPDPA
- a CDS encoding copper homeostasis protein CutC — protein: MITVEICVSDVPTALVAEAAGADRLELCADLGQGGTTPSLGTVEVALRTLRTAAPQVMVRPRGGDFRVGELEEQVMLADIAAVRALPNPHGLPVGVVVGALTDDGRLDLAVLRRLVAAAGPLPVTVHKAFDEVDDQFRALEEIIDLGAGAVLTSGAAPTALDGAARLAALRRRVGDRLRIIAAGGIRSHNVRLVLDRTGAQEIHLRAPVRRDGREATDADEVRRVVAATRALT
- a CDS encoding winged helix DNA-binding domain-containing protein, yielding MLTRRDLNRAVLARQLLLERSPLGPLEAIEHLVGLPAQAPNPPYVGLWTRLREFSVEDLSELLTSRAAVRTPLMRATPHLVSARDAMDIGPFLHAVQERSLSAALRERLRGADPGQVAEAGRALVEQRPYTVKELGAALAARWPEAEPAALGAAVRAGVPLVQVPPHGLWGAVGQPAYTTAEHWLGAAEGPRMTLDDLVVRYFAAFGPATVRDVQAWSGLGGLREVVERLGDRLVDYRGEDGVELLDVPGAPLPHPDTPAPGRYLADFDAVLSAYDDSTRIMDDRDRRDVFAVPGVVPGTVLVDGSVRAIWSIDRRKGAATLVVRPLFQIPTRDVQELTEEGERLLAFAAPDATRRDVRFNSRW
- a CDS encoding cytochrome P450, which produces MTEASLYDQILDFANRANPWPLYEKLRSQPVWQESDGTFVVSTYREIYALMHDPRLSSDMTNLLPQFADRVPPAEGPHSFITTDPPRHDVLRRLAMRQFGPPHRPDLIDKLTPALSAIVAGLIDKIAEKQEVDLVDEVAYPFPVAVICHLLGVPPEDEPKFSAWVNPIVNALARPTPEQAQARDDARQHMSNYMFELAQRRRTEPGDDMISGYVTDDGPDGRLEGGDLFATLMLLLIAGHETTVNLITNGWLTLQRHPDVLERLRTEPRFAIRLVEELLRYEPSVHILPFRTAVADIEIGDTTIRKGHPIAVMLASGNRDPECIPHADRFDPDRADNVHLSFAGGIHYCFGAPLARLEAQIALTQLAKRLHNPRLVADPPPYRPSPVLRGPIHLPIAYESILPS
- a CDS encoding FAD-dependent oxidoreductase; translation: MTSMRVVVDLTKCEGYAQCAFLAPEAFRMVGDEALMFDPAPPDELQEKVLRAAAACPVQALQVDMADLPTPPPTATVSADGDDRLRHEGRIVIVGASLAGLKAAEQLRAEGFTGKLTMIGDEPEEPYDRPPLSKQVQTGWAASADTTLPRRRDIAADWKLGVAATGLDLEHNFVTLADGQHVGFDRLLIATGVRARPWFVPEEAGLDGVFTIRTRADATGLRERLLAKPRRVLVIGSGFTGSEMASVCVELGIPVTVAEAGPAPLAGALGGVIGRIAADIMREHGVDLRVNTRVDSLQGEDGRLRRALLSDGTTLDVDVAVVALGGIRNVEWLQGSNLAVGMWGVACDAGCRAFDANGLVTDDVFVAGDVARQPQPMFGYQFLAMEHWGNSVTQAQVAAHNMISGKTDRWPHLEVSAFWSLQFGNNIKSVGVPVIADQIAITQGSVDKRQFVAAYGYKGRVVGAVAWNQGKWLDFYEKLIEQAAPFPPPYDMTNPPADPTPVPAEFPAMTYPGRDATVVVTGHDPSERRATLVRGRR
- a CDS encoding cupin-like domain-containing protein, coding for MTAPSVTALDASWRSWVAENVALGVPDGEIVAALRNAGHDPVAAAAEVERASAHPYLAAARRIAAEYGRAEALLDAYGQLRAADGGGLLERRRDVAPAEFFARYYHGHRPVVLQGLLDGSPAREWTFDELRRRFGDVTVEVMTGREADPDHAWRYDDHRTPMPFGSYLDLVAAGPSNDNYMVPRNENWRRDGLAGMREDIVPPAGIVPDDVLPEEMTLLLGPAGTVTPLHHDNMNILLCQVLGRKRVRLVPSFQRHLVYPRGGTFSHVDAESPDLSRFPDYASATVLETVLEPGEALFIPLGWWHWVRALDPAVTVSFHRFAVPGGNTYLSEPHATGAA
- a CDS encoding BTAD domain-containing putative transcriptional regulator, yielding MEFRILGPLEVHSGGSDLNLGGPKPRLILASLLLAGRGVVTVDRLIANAWGEQPPPSAVNALQTYVSRLRAALGGDTLSRRPAGYLLDIAADQVDAHRFEQALAGGRRLLAAGDSAAALDALAAAQALWRGGVLSDLSEAPFAQGEILRLSELRLVAAETHAEALLAAGRTAEAVAAAHALVAEHPLRERARAHLMLALYRDGRTTEALDAYREARRLLNEEFGIDPGTQLTALEGAILRQDPALTPAHPVPAGPAHQPSPSAVQAPARPLAKTQASGQAGQLGRVDLPADRFIGRQRETAWIHHALTEHRLVTLTGPGGSGKTRLARHACHDRGLPVHLAELAELTDATLLEATLAQAFGLAVLADLTTVAAALGDGPVLLLLDNCEHLTQELAPVVARLLADVPGLRIVATSRSPLGVAGERLLPVEPLGLAEAAELFGDRAAALSPHWRPTAEELTTVRGICASVDGLPLAVELAAGQTVVLSPAQILAGLDRLEAGSLRRDLPDRHRTMRNTIDVSHRLLDDGQRDLFGRLSVFAGAFDLDAAAAVAGTAAGGILPALTGLITGSMLATVPDTSPRRYRMLQTLRQYADRGLSEPDRLDLRRRHLRWISPLAAEADRGLRGADAPHWLAVLRSAQADVRAALGHALSGADPHAGLRLAADASWFWYQRGHIAEGHRWLLGALDAAPEAPAEDRARALTGLACLRYLIGDFVGAGQAITTAVELATAGGSAATLARAHAYHTYYLALVGRGEDAAAAARGAVARSRDTGLDWLLAEALIIAGFVARLRGDAEAAASTLDESVEVGDRCGFAWAAGSGLWNRAGLAVDLGDLDTAERAVRRAVRELDRHDDLTGWLTCLNLLAGILSMTGRGYDGAVLLGAVQALGGRVGYDPLRMDPLNGERTVAAVAASVTAADHAAALRQGAGLSRAEVSAFVTATDGAAPHRS